The Pseudodesulfovibrio sediminis genome includes the window TGGTCATGATCAGCCAGCATGGACGAAAGGAAACCATCTATACGCTGGACGGATTCCGTGAAAAAGAAGGCATGGAGCCTGACACGTGGCCGGATTTTCAGGCAATAATCGGTGACTCGGCCGATAACATCCCCGGCATTCCCAAGGTCGGCCCAGTGACCGCACGCAAGATTTTTGCCGAGACCGGCCCCACCCTGGAGGATGTACAAGAGAATTACACCCGCCTGCCGGACAAGCTGCGCGAGAAGATCGAGCCTGAATTGGAAAATATTTTCCTTTACCGCGAACTGACCCGCATGAAGACCGACTGCTGTGATCAGCCAGTGGAGGAATTCATCGTCAAGGATATCAATACCGACAAGTTGAGCGCATTCCTGGACGAATATGAGCTGCGCGGACTTCAGCGTAATATTCCCCGTCCGAAAAAGGCTGACACGCTCCCGGCAGCGGCAGCCACCGCAGCGAAAAGCAAGGCCGGTGGTGACGGCATGCTGTCACTTTTCGGCGACGCCCCGGCAGCAGAGAAGCCCGAGGCTCCCCTTGCCGTTACCGAAGCAGCAACTGCGGACGCCCTGCCCAGCCTGGCAGGTGAAGACGTGGGATTGACCTTTGAAGACGACACGTTTTTTGTCGGCCTGATGGACACGGAGTACCGCTACACCGGTCCCGTGCCCGATCTGGTCCGCGCCCTTGAGAACGCCAGCATCATCGCCACGCCGTCGGTGCAGGAGTTGCTTCGCGCCGACTCATCGTGGAATTATATTCTTTCATCCCAATGGTTTGATCTGAGTCTGGCCGCATACCTGCTGGACCCGGAATCCCGAAACTACACTTGGGCCCGCCTCAAACAGTCCATGTTTCAGGATGGTCGCCCGGAATTTGCCCAGCCCGCCAAAGACCTGCACCCGCACTCCAAAGGACTGGCCGCGCTGGCCTATATGCAGGGCATAAAGAATCAGGTGGAAGGCGCGGAATTGACCAGGCTCATGGTCGAGCTGGAAATCCCGCTCATCCCGGCGCTGGTGGAGATGGAAAAGGCCGGTATCGGTATTGATCTCACGGCATTCCAGGAATTTCTGGGCGATGTCAGCAGCCAGCTTGCCGAATTGACACGAACGATCATTGAACTCGCTGGCGAGGAGTTCAATATCCGCTCCAGCCAACAGTTGGCCGTTGTTCTGTTCGACAGGCTGGATATCAAGGCCGGTGGCAAGACCTCCACCGGGTTGCGCTCCACCGCCAACCAGGTGCTTGAAAAGATTCGCGACAAACACCCCATTGTGGAGGCGGTGCTCCAGTATCGCATGCTGGAAAAACTGCGCTCCACCTACCTTGAACCACTGCCCAAACTGGTGGATGCGGATTCACGGCTGCACACCCATTTCAATCAGCTTTCAACAGCCACGGGCCGCCTTTCCAGCTCGCGACCGAACCTGCAGAATATCCCGATTCGCGGTATACACGGCCCACGAATGCGCGGCTGTTTCTGTGCCGGAGAAGGCAACATGCTGGCCGCAGCAGACTACTCCCAGATCGAACTCAGGGTGCTGGCCCATTTCTCCAAGGACCCGGCTTTGCTGGATGCCTTCCGTAATGATGAAGATATCCACTCTCGCACCGCCGCTCTGCTCAACGACAAGGCCGTGGAAGACGTGACCACCGATGAGCGACGCGGAGCCAAGACCATCAACTTCGGTCTGATCTATGGCATGGGTGTGCAAAAGCTCGCCCGCGAACTCAAGATCAAACAAACCGAAGCCAAAGAATTCACGGAAACCTATTTTGAAAAGATGGCGACCCTCAAGGCCTACTACGAGACCATTGTGGAAGACGCGCAAACGCACGGCTTCGTGACCACTCTTGCCGGACGCCGCCGCCTGCTCCCGGAGCTGCACTCCCGCAACAACCAGCTCGCATCCCAGGCCAAACGCCAGGCCGTGAACACAGTCATTCAAGGCTCGGCAGCCGACATCATTAAAATGGCCATGGTCGCGGCCTACAAGGATCAGGAACTCAAAAAACTCGGCGCACAACTCATCCTGCAAGTACACGATGAACTCATAGTGGAAGCCCCGGCAAAGAACATAGAAGCCGCCGGAGCTCGACTCAAACAGATCATGCAGGACGTAGCCAAGCTGGATGTACCGCTCAAGGTAGATTTAGGAATAGGAAAGAATTGGGCTGAGGCGCATTAAATGAACAGTTAACCGGGAGGGAGCGAGGCGGACGACTGTTCGGGGAGCGGAGCCAGTCCGATCAGATTCCTGCTTGGGAAGGTTGTGCGGCAGCGACGGCTCTTTCTTCGTTTTTCCTTATGCCAAAAGACGTTTCTTTCCCCACAAAAAAGCCCCGATCAACGGGGCGGTGCTCTTAAGCCCATGGAGAAAAAGCCGCGTCCCTTCTAGGGTTGAGACATTCCCATGTACCGCTCTACTATCGCGTCAATGGTCCCATCCCTCTTCATCTGCAAAATAACCGCATCAAACTCCGACAGTCGTTTGGAAATCGCATACTGTTTGCTGATCAGCAGATGAAACGACATCGGGGCAAACGACACATCGGTCTGAACGATATCTTTCGACAACCCCGATTCCTCAATAAAAGACCAGGCGGCGACAGGCCATTCAATGGCGATGTCCCCGCGCTTGTTGGCAAGCATGCGCCACACATTCTTGAGGTATGGGGCGTGGTATGTCCTGATACCATGAGCAACGATATTCTGTTCATTCCAACCGTTGCCGACATACGTAACCACTGTCAAATCCAAATTCTTGATATCCTCCAGACTTTGAATAGCCTTGATTTGTTCAAGCTTGGGATGATCGGCACTGGTGAATATCGTCTGTTTTTTTATATAGAAGGGATGTTCATGAGTGTTGGCATATTGCAAGCGCTCCGGCGTGGGCACCGTAACCATGGCATGCGCCTCGCCGCTACGAACCTGCGCCTGACATCGCCCCCAAGGGAAGCTCTTCCAGTACGATTTCACCCCAATGCGAGACAAGCCCTCTGATACGATCTCATAAAAAAAACCAACCATATTCCCATCAGAATCACGTGAAAAAAACGGCCAGAAATCCGGGTAATCGATAACCAGTATTTTCCCGTCCGCATCAGCAGGCTCTTCCTCTCCTGCCAGGGCAGTATGAATCAACATGCTCGAACTCAGAAAGAGAACGATGATTATATTGGTACACACCACCAAAAGTCTTTGAAAAGCAATATAATTTCCCATCTGATTTTGTTTTAAACACTAAGTTTTAAACAGTCAACAATCTCCCAAGACGAAAAAAAGGCCACCCAAATTGGACGGCCTTTCATAGGCACATGTTTTCTGGTGGCTACGTATCGCCTCCGGCGTCCGGCTTGTCACCCTCTCTCGGGTTGGCCACTCCACTCCGCAACTTCGAGCCAAGCGCCGAACCAGCGCCTTGAATGGCGGTATACAACGCCGGTACCACCAGCACGCCGAGCAGGGTTGCCGCGATCATGCCACCGAACACCGAAGTGCCCAGAGCATGGCGGCTGGCCGAACCGGCCCCGGCTGCCCATACCAGCGGGATAACACCGAGGATAAAGGCGAACGAGGTCATCAGAATCGGCCGGAAACGCAGACTGGCGGCTGCCATGGCCGCTTCCCGCAAGTCCATGCCTTCGTCATGCTTTTCCTTGGCATATTCAACGATCATAATGGCGTTTTTGGCCGCCAGACCGATGAGCATGATCAACCCGATCTGCGCATAGACGTTGTTCTCCAGCCCGCGTATCCACTGCGAGGACATGGCACCAAAGATACCAAGCGGCACACAGAAGATAACCGCGAACGGTGTGGTCCAGCTCTCATACTGCGCTGCTAGAACCAGGAAGACCATGATGATGGCGAGCCCGAAGATCATCCCGGCTTCACCACCGGAGTTCTTCTCCTGATAGGCGATACCTGACCAGTCATAGCCATACCCCTGGGGCAGGCTCTTGCGAGCCAGAGCTTCCAGCGCGGCCATGGCCTGACCGGAGCTGTACCCTTCCGTCGGCGACATGGTTATCTCGACTGTGCGGTAGATATTATACCGCTGGACATATTCCGGCCCGGTAATCCGGTCGGAACGACTCAGTGTGGACAAAGGCACCATCTGATTGTCTGCCGAACGCATGTAGAACTGGTTCAGGTCTTCGATGCGCGTGCGGAACTGGGACTCGGCCTGAGCCATGACGCGATAGGTACGCCCGTACTTGTTGAAGTCATTGATATAATAGCCGCCCAGATAGGTCTGCAACGTCTGGAAGACGTCGTTGACCGGCACACCGAGCTTCTTGGCCTTTTCGCGGTCAATGCTCACATCATACTGAGGAACATGCGCGGAAAAGGTGGTAAACACATTACTGATTTCAGGCAATTTCTTGGCCTCGGCCATGAAGGAAGCGGACACTGCTGCCAACTCCTCAATGGAGCCGCCGGTCTTGTCCTGCAACTCAAACTGAAGGCCGCCTGTGGAACTCAGGCCACGGATGGGCGGCGGACCAAAGCCCACGACAATGGCTTCCTGAATACCCCAGAAAGCTTTCTGTGCCTTGGCCATTATGGCGTTTGACGTCAACTCGGGCGTGGTCCGCTCGGACCAGTCGTCCAGAACCACGAAGAATGCGGAGTTATATGAGGAATATGCACCGGTGAGCAGACTAAACCCGCCGAGGCTGACCAAGCTCCGAACGCCTTCGGCATCCTTGAAGTACGCCTCGACCTTTTTGGCCACTGCGTTGGAACGCTCAAGCGACGCGCCCTCAGGGAGCATGGCATTGACGATGAAGTAGCCCTGATCCTCATCAGGCACAAAGCCGGACGGCAGGATCTTGAACAGCCCCGCACACCCCACAACCACAATGAGCACCACGAGAATGCCCAAGACAGCCCGACGAACCAGTGCGCTCACGGCACTATTGTATCGCTTCGTTACCCATTCAAAGGTCACGTTGAACTTCTCAAAGAACCAGCCAAGCGGTCCACGGATGGGTGTGTACGGTCTGAGCAACAGGGCTGACAATGCCGGAGACAATGTCAGAGCGTTGATCGACGAGATGGCCACGGACACGGACAGCGTCAGCGCGAACTGCTTGTACAACTGACCGGTAATACCGCCCATAAACGCAACAGGAATGAACACGGCGATAAGCACCAGCGTACTGGCGATGACCGGACCGGTGACCTGTTTCATGGCGGCTTTGGTCGCCTCTTTGGGCGAAAGTCCCTCGTCATCGATGAAGCGCTGGGTGGCCTCGACCACAACAATGGCGTCATCGACCACGATGCCGATAGCCAACACCAGTCCGAAAAGAGTCAGGGTGTTGATGGAGAAGTCGAGCAACGGGAAAAGCGCAAACGTACCAATCAGCGAAACCGGTACACAGACCATGGGAATGATGGTCGTGCGCCAGTTCTGCAAAAAGATGAAGACCACTAAAAAGACGAGAACCAATGCCTCGATCAGAGTGACCATAACCTCGTCAATAGAGGAACTGACAAACAACGTTGTGTTGTAGGGGATTTGATATTTGACACCTTCAGGGAAGGACTGCGACAATTCGTCCATGGTCTTGTACACGGCATCAGCCACGTCCAGAGCGTTTGCACCCGGCAACTGATAAATGAGAATGGACGCGGTATCCTGGCCGTTCAGTCGGGCAAAGGTGAAATAGTTCTTGGCCCCCAATTCCACACGGGCCACATCCTGCACCTTGACAGAGCTGCCGTCTTCGTTGGCCTTGACGATTATATTGCCAAATTCCTCCGGTTCCGACAGACGCCCTTTGACTCGCAGGGACATCTGGAATTGCTGATCCTTGGGGGACGGAGGCATGCCGATCTGTCCGGCCGGAGCCTGAACGTTTTGTTCTTTCACGGCGTTGATGACATCAGTCACGGTCAAGCCGTACGCAGTCAGCTTATCCGGATTCAACCAAATGCGCATACCATAATCCTGATCGCCGAACAGGGAGACGTCGCCGACGCCCTGAATACGTTTGAGCGCATCATAGAGATTGATCTTTGCGTAGTTGTTGAGAAACAGCGTATTGTAAGCGGGATTATCCGAGGTCAGGTTGATGATCAGGACGATATCGGGCGACTGTTTGCGAACGCTGACACCGGTGTTCCTAACTTCCTGCGGAAGCTGCGGCGACGCCAGGTTCACGCGGTTCTGCACGTCCACGGTGGCCAGTTCGAGATCACGCCCCAGCTCAAAGGTGACCGTCAGGTTCATGGAACCGTCGTTGGCCGAAATCGAAGACATGTACATCATGTCCTGCGCGCCGTTGACCTGCTCCTCAATGGGAGTGGCCACGGATTCCATGACCGTCTGTGCATCCGCACCGGTATAGGTGGTGCTGACCCGGACCGATGGCGGCGCGATCTCTGGATACTGGGCAATGGGGAGAGCAAAAATGGACAACCCACCCACCAGCAGGATGATGATGGCCATCACCGAAGCAAAAATGGGTCTATCTATGAAAAAGCGGATCATGCCTTACTCCGCCTTGTCTTCAGCCGCTGGTGCGGCAGCCGGTGCTTCAGACTGTCCGTCAGCAGTCATGGGGACCACAATGGGTTTGATCTGCATGCCGGGGCGAACCCTGCGCACACCGTCAACGATGACCAGATCGCCCGCTTTCAATCCTTCTTTAATCACAATCATATTGTTGGTTTCAAAACCGATCTTCACGGGCTGGCTCTTGATGACACCGTCCTCATCGACCACATACAGGGATTTCATGCCCTGTGTATCCATGACGCCCACACTGGGGACAACCACGGCATCCTGACTTTCGGCGATCATCACCCGAATCTTGGCATACTGACCGGGACGGAGAATATTGTCCGGGTTCGCGAAAACCACACGAATACCAAGAGAACCGGTCTGCGGGTCAATGGTCGGATCAATCATATCGAAAGCGCCGGGCTGCTCATATTCACTACCATCGGAAAGAATCATCTTGATGGCTCGCCCTGCTTCCTTTGTTCTCTGATCGCGCACAGCACGGATATAATCTGTTTCACTGACGCTGAAACTGACATAAATGGGATCCTGGGAAGAGATGGTGGCAAGCAGCGTGTTTTCACCTTGTCCCACGAGGTTGCCGACGTCCACCTGTACCCGACTGATAAGGCCGTCGATGGGAGCATAAATTTTGGTATAGCCAAGCTGAATCCTGGCGTTCTCCATCTTGGCCTTACTGTCATTGAGCTGGGCCTGATACGTGGCCCGCTCGGTCTGATGGCTCTCGAACTCATCTCGACTGACAACGCCCTCATCAAAGAGTTTCTTGAAGCGTACGTAGTCCTTTTTCGACTTTGTCAGCAACGCGGAGTTGGATGCGACGACAGCCTGAGCCTGTTTCAAGTCTTCCTGGAACGGTTTGGGGTCAATGACAAAAAGCAGATCGCCTTTCTTGACCTGCCTGCCTTCCTCAAACTTCCGCTCCTGAAGGAACCCGGCTACGCGGGCGCGCACTTCAACAGACTCCTTGGCACTGACCTGGCCCACGAACTCGCCCCATTGAGGCATGTTACGCACTTCGGCCTTGATGACCTTCATGGGCACTGGATCCTGCGATGCCTTGGCCGCTTCTTTCTTTTCTTCACCGGAACAACCCAGTGCGCTTGACAGGACGAGCAACACCAAAGCCAGGAGACCAGCATACCGCAATCCGTTTTTCACCATAACGCGAGACCTTTATTAGAATAAATTTAAACGATTTCCAAATTATGCACTATTTCCAGATATCCTAGACTGAAAGCGAAATTATGTACACTATGATTTTAATAAGTAGGAATCTTTTTTGTCCGGCTGAGCCGTGTATATTGACTCTGTGGCATACAGCCCGTACTGAACGAGCAGTGACAACTGCATAAATCCGTATGGAGCGAACAAATGGCTGATAACACCTGTAAAGAAAATCCCATGCAGGGCATTCCCCTGGATATCAATTTCACGACATTCATATACTCACTTTCCTCCTCAGCCATGGTCGCTCTGGGCGAAGCCGCCGACCCGGGTACAGGACAGGTGGAAGTCCACCCCCAGCTGGCAAAGCACACCATTGATGTGCTCGGCATGCTCAAGGACAAGTTTGACAACGGCCTGGACGACAACGAAAAAAAACTGCTCTGCGACATAGTGTACAATCTACGCATGTCGTATGTGAATAAAATCAAGTAGGTTCATAAACATGTCCCACATAATCAAAGCCGGGCTGGTGGGTGTCACCGGCTACACCGGCATGGAATTGTCCCGGCTCATGACCCACCACTCCTCCATGGAGCTGGTGCGCGTCACCTCTCGCGCCGAAGCAGGCAAGAAGCTTGCCGACATCTATCCGTTCCTCCACCGGCTCCCGCTGGGCGAGCTGGTCATCACCCAGCCGGATCCCGCTGACCTGGCTGCCGAGTGTGATGTGGTCTTCCTGGCAGTACCGCACAAGACCGCCATGGGAATCGCCGCCGCTCTGCTCGCGGAAGGGGTGAAGGTCGTGGACCTGTCCGCCGACTTCCGCATCAATGACAAAACCACGTATGAAGAGTGGTACGATGTAGAGCATACCGAGCCCCAGCTTCTGAGCGAAGCCGTGTACGGCCTGCCGGAGCTGTATCTGGACCAGATCATGGGCGCACGCCTCATCGCCAACCCGGGATGTTACCCGACCTCTTCCATCCTCGGCCTGGCACCGGCCCTGTCCGGCGGATTCATTGCGACCGATGACATCGTCATTGACGCCAAGTCCGGGGCTTCCGGAGCCGGACGCGGAGCCAAAGTGGGCACACTCTTCTGTGAAGTGGCCGACAACTTTCGCGCATACAGCCTGCCGGCGCACCGCCATGCACCCGAAATCGAACAGGAGCTTTCCAAGCTCGGCGGCGCGAACATGACCATTTCATTCAATACGCACCTGCTGCCTATCGACCGTGGCATCCTGTCCACCATCTATACCAAGCTGAATACGAACATGGACCTCGACGCGGTCCACGCAGCTTACACCGAGTTCTACTCCGACAAGCCGTTGGTCCGTGTCCTGCCCAAAGGGCAACTGCCGGAAACCCGGTTTGTGCGTGGCACGGTCTTCTGCGATATCGGCGTGGTGGTCGACCCTCGGACAAACCGGCTGATCATTCTCTCGGCCATCGACAATCTGTGTCGTGGCGCATCTGGCCAGGCGCTCATGAACGCCAACCTGATCTGCGGCCTGGATATCGACGAAGGGCTGCCCATGGCCCCAATGATGCCCTAGACAATCGCCCTCTCCCGACAAAGATCAAGGCCACCAAACTGGTGGCCTTTTCTTTTTCTCAATAATGATTATTATGAAAGACAGTCTCAGAATTCAGACAATCTCAGAATAAACCGTAAATCAATGAGGGTACACAGCATGGAATTCAACGACATTCTCGACAACAGAAGAGCCATAAACTTCTTCGATCCTGAAAGGGACATCTCCGAGAGCACCCTTACAGCCATACTCGAAGACGCTGCCGAATCCCCGTCCAGCTTCAATCTGCAACCCTGGAAGGTCAAGATAATCCGCGACCCCAAACGCAAACAGGTGTTGCGCGCCTTGGCATTTGACCAGCCCAAGGTCACTGAAGCACCGGCAGTCCTGATCATACTCGCCGATCGTGATGGATGGAAAGAAGGCTGCGACACTCTGGAAAAGCATTTTGCCAAGGATCTGCAACCCGAACAACGGGACTGGTTCATCAGTACCACCAAGGCGCTGTACGGCAACAGCGAGGAAGCGAGCCAGGCGTTTGCCAACAAAAACGCAGGCCTGTTCGCCATGTCGATAATGTATGCCGCCACCCATCACGGGTTGCACACGCACCCCATGGACGGGTTCGATCATGAGGGCGTACGCAAGGAGTTCAACATCCCTGACAACTACTGGATTCCCATGCTCATCGCAGTGGGACACATGAAGCCAGGCAATGAAATCCAGCCCAAGGCGTGGCGTCAGTCCATTGAAGAGATTATTCTGGATTAATTTCCACAAGGCCGGTTGAACCCTTTGTTCAACCGGCCTTGTGCCTTTCCATTGACTACCCCAGCTTCAGACCATTGGGCACCTGTCTGTCCGGCACGGCCAGAACAACGCCGTCTGCACCGTAAAACCCGGTGACCAGACACTCCGACTTCACGGGACCGATCTGCTTGGAAGGAAAATTCACGACCCCGATCACCTGCTTACCCGCCAACTCTTCAAGAGCATAGACCTCGGTGATCTGGGCACTGGATTTGCGCACGCCGATTTCATCCCCGAAATCCACCCAGAGTTTGTAGGCCGGTACACGTGCTTCAGGAAATTCCTCGGCCTTCAAAATGGTTCCCACACGCAGTTCCACTTTTTCGAAATCGCCCCATCCTATCGTTTCCATGGATCGCTCCTCCACATTGTTCATCGTATTTTCCGTGCCTGAAGATCATGAGATCATGGCTGATTAGTTGCACTCCGACGTACCACCCGCATTAAGAGCAGTCCAGTGACCTCAGACAGAGAAAAGGGAACCCGAGGGTTCCCTTTTCAACTATGGTAGAGAGAGAGTGGCTTGAAACTACTTTCGGACGGCATATGCCGAACAGTTCCTGAGCAGCGCGACCAGCGCCAGGACACCCAGGACCATAACCAGCACCAGATGGACCCATTCGATAGTCAGAATTGCCATTGGATGCAGGGTCACTCCGGGCAGGTTACGGTAAACCCGCAATCCTCCGCTGACGACCAGACCGGCCACCACGCCAACGCGAGCCATACCGAGCGGTGTCAGAGAGAGCTGCCGGTTCCATCCTTTTATCCAGTTGACGACCACAAGGCCTACCACGAACAACAGCAGGGTTGCCAGCAGGTAGTGGAGCTTGTGCACCAGAAAGAAATCCCCGGTCCATGCAAGGCCCGGAACCATGGTCACATAATATCGCTTGGCCAGGGGCATCTGCATGAACCCGGTCAAGGTCAGGGACGCGACGGCCAGTATGAACAAACGGGAAATCCATGCGGAATACGGTCTAACTTGCATCGTCGCCTCCTTCTTCGGAGCCCGTGGAAAGCCGGGAGGCCAGGCCCAGGAACCCGGCAGCTATACCCGCGATCGGCGCAACCAACGTCGCCGTGGCCAGGTTGGTTTCATCCGCCATGACATCCTTGACCGCATCCATGTGCGGTTTGCCGGGGCCAAGCCCCTTTTTACGACCTTTGTTGGCCTTCTTGCCGACGCCCTTGCCGGAATCCTTGTCAATGACCTGATTGATCATCTCGAATGGAACCGGAGAAACATACAGGGTATTTGTCCCGCCGTTCTCCTCCAACCCGTAGATGAAACCGTCCATCTCGGCTGCAAGGGCCTTGGCCCTGGCCACGATCTCGTGGCGGGGCCCGATGGTCTGCACATCCTCGGGACACACAGCAATACAGGCAGGCAGTTCGCCTTTGTCCAGCAATTGATAGCACCGGTCACATTTGTACATGACGCCGTTGCCAGCGAGCCGGGGCATAAGGTTCAGGTACAGGCCGACCCCGGACTGCCGCTGGGGGATATGCCACGGGCAGACAGCCCGACACTTGGCTCCTCCCATACACAGCGCATCATTGATTTTCGTGATACCGGAAAGCTCCTTGTTGGCAGCGCCGAAAGGACACATGTTCGCACACGGCGGATTCTGACAATGCATACACCGCCGGGGTATATTGATGTCATAGTCCTCACCCTTGTACGTCACTTCGGCGTTCTGCAGGGAGAGCCAGTTGTATGGCGTCAAACGATCATCGACATCCCGCTTGTCCGACCAGTCTTCAGTCTTGGCCCGTTTGGCCGGCAGCATGTCCGGGTACGGCTTGACTGGTTCGGGAAACTTTGACGCATTCGATTCACGACATGCGTTGACGCACTCCCCACAGCCAATACACTTGGAAAGATCCAGCAGAGTCGCCAGTTCGCCTTCGGAAGAAGAAGGCACGCGCTCCTGAGCCGCCATTGCGCCGGTAGGAATGAGCATCCCCGCCCCGCCTACGCCCAACGCTTTCAGGAAACCGCGCCGACTGACAGCACCGACCTGTTTTTTATTCTTTGACATGATGCTTCACAACCTCGCATTGGTTTGTTCCACCATTTTTAAATCATGTTGTTACGACAACCAATATACCCTATAGGGGTATTATTTCTTTTGTCAAGAACCCAACCTCAAAGCAGCCAACCCCAAAAAAGGTATAGAGGGTCTCACTGCACATTTAGGAATAAAATACACCAACTTAATGTAATAACACCACTTTAAGCGTGGAAACCGTGCATACATTTGACAAACAGTGACCAATTGAGCTAGTAATCTCCCTTGAATTGATGAGCCTACTCTCACCAAAATACGATCTGTCGCTTAGGCTGACCTCACTCTGAAGGTCATCGACATCTGGCCCAAACAACCAAATTATATTCGTCATCCCGATCTCTTCGGGTGGCTCGCCTTTTGTTTTTTATTGAGGATTATATTATGAGCAAAGACTACCCTTTCTGCCCCGACAAGACCGCAACACTTACAATCGATGGTAAGTCCATCGAACTGCCTGTCCTCGTAGGCACAGAAAACGAACACGCCATTGATATCACTTCGCTCCGAACTGAAACAGGCTATATTACCTTTGATCCCGGATACGGAAACACAGGTTCCTGCACCAGTGATATCACCTTTGTCGATGGCGAAAACGGTATCCTGCGCTATCGCGGCTATCCTATCGAAGAGCTCGCAGCTCACGGCACTTTCATCGAAACAGCCTACCTGCTGATTTTCGGAGAACTGCCCACCCGTGCCGAACGTCAGGAATTTCGCGGCATCCTTGATGAGCAGGAACTCCTGCACGAAGATCTGCGCCACCACTTCGAAGGCTTCCCGTCCAACGGACACCCCATGGCCATTCTGTCCGCGGTCATCAACGCCCTTGGCTGCTACCATCCGGACCTGCTGGAAATCACCAATAAGGATGAATTCCTCCGCGCCGCGGCCAAGATCATCTCCAAGGTGCGCACCATCGCGGCGTGGTCCTATCGCAAGGCCCAGGGACTGCCTTTCATGTACCCGGACCCCAAGCTTTCATACTGCCGCAACTTCCTGCATATGATGCACTCCATCCCGCACAAGCACTTCGAGCCTACTGACGCACAGGTCCGCGCCCTGACGCT containing:
- a CDS encoding DUF1844 domain-containing protein codes for the protein MADNTCKENPMQGIPLDINFTTFIYSLSSSAMVALGEAADPGTGQVEVHPQLAKHTIDVLGMLKDKFDNGLDDNEKKLLCDIVYNLRMSYVNKIK
- the argC gene encoding N-acetyl-gamma-glutamyl-phosphate reductase — its product is MSHIIKAGLVGVTGYTGMELSRLMTHHSSMELVRVTSRAEAGKKLADIYPFLHRLPLGELVITQPDPADLAAECDVVFLAVPHKTAMGIAAALLAEGVKVVDLSADFRINDKTTYEEWYDVEHTEPQLLSEAVYGLPELYLDQIMGARLIANPGCYPTSSILGLAPALSGGFIATDDIVIDAKSGASGAGRGAKVGTLFCEVADNFRAYSLPAHRHAPEIEQELSKLGGANMTISFNTHLLPIDRGILSTIYTKLNTNMDLDAVHAAYTEFYSDKPLVRVLPKGQLPETRFVRGTVFCDIGVVVDPRTNRLIILSAIDNLCRGASGQALMNANLICGLDIDEGLPMAPMMP
- a CDS encoding nitroreductase family protein produces the protein MEFNDILDNRRAINFFDPERDISESTLTAILEDAAESPSSFNLQPWKVKIIRDPKRKQVLRALAFDQPKVTEAPAVLIILADRDGWKEGCDTLEKHFAKDLQPEQRDWFISTTKALYGNSEEASQAFANKNAGLFAMSIMYAATHHGLHTHPMDGFDHEGVRKEFNIPDNYWIPMLIAVGHMKPGNEIQPKAWRQSIEEIILD
- a CDS encoding tRNA-binding protein; amino-acid sequence: METIGWGDFEKVELRVGTILKAEEFPEARVPAYKLWVDFGDEIGVRKSSAQITEVYALEELAGKQVIGVVNFPSKQIGPVKSECLVTGFYGADGVVLAVPDRQVPNGLKLG
- a CDS encoding 4Fe-4S ferredoxin — its product is MQVRPYSAWISRLFILAVASLTLTGFMQMPLAKRYYVTMVPGLAWTGDFFLVHKLHYLLATLLLFVVGLVVVNWIKGWNRQLSLTPLGMARVGVVAGLVVSGGLRVYRNLPGVTLHPMAILTIEWVHLVLVMVLGVLALVALLRNCSAYAVRK
- a CDS encoding 4Fe-4S dicluster domain-containing protein, which produces MSKNKKQVGAVSRRGFLKALGVGGAGMLIPTGAMAAQERVPSSSEGELATLLDLSKCIGCGECVNACRESNASKFPEPVKPYPDMLPAKRAKTEDWSDKRDVDDRLTPYNWLSLQNAEVTYKGEDYDINIPRRCMHCQNPPCANMCPFGAANKELSGITKINDALCMGGAKCRAVCPWHIPQRQSGVGLYLNLMPRLAGNGVMYKCDRCYQLLDKGELPACIAVCPEDVQTIGPRHEIVARAKALAAEMDGFIYGLEENGGTNTLYVSPVPFEMINQVIDKDSGKGVGKKANKGRKKGLGPGKPHMDAVKDVMADETNLATATLVAPIAGIAAGFLGLASRLSTGSEEGGDDAS
- a CDS encoding citrate synthase — encoded protein: MSKDYPFCPDKTATLTIDGKSIELPVLVGTENEHAIDITSLRTETGYITFDPGYGNTGSCTSDITFVDGENGILRYRGYPIEELAAHGTFIETAYLLIFGELPTRAERQEFRGILDEQELLHEDLRHHFEGFPSNGHPMAILSAVINALGCYHPDLLEITNKDEFLRAAAKIISKVRTIAAWSYRKAQGLPFMYPDPKLSYCRNFLHMMHSIPHKHFEPTDAQVRALTLFFLLHADHEQNCSCSTVRMVQSTEANLFASVSAGICALWGRLHGGANAGVVHMLEKIRDGETSIPEYIEQVKRKEVRLMGFGHRIYKSFDPRAKILREAAHDMLNSTGYDDPLLDIALELAEVALNDEYFTERKLYPNVDFYSGIILRGLGIPVNMFPVMFAIGRMPGWIAHWNETNTDGVTKIHRPRQIYTGKKPRKYIPVDTRL